A region from the Bradyrhizobium erythrophlei genome encodes:
- a CDS encoding HlyD family secretion protein, whose product MANSNDTDRAAARVTDANIHRLARIPSPAGDQGDAAEAAKADTKQRQPQDRKPEPVPPLPPRGNERPSGRQTSKKSLRRPLLFALLPLALVVGGYFYVTGGAVMSTDNAYVQADMVGVSTDVSGLISEVDVHDNQQVAKGQVLFKLDPQQFQLALDRTNAQLASTGDDLRALQASYRNMQAQIDQAQKDVDFNMVNFQRQEQLIANNFTPKATYDAAKNTLQGAQQKLASLQQQLAGLAANLNGDPNAPVENHPKYKDALAARDEAARQLAHSVVHAPFAGIVTNVPSLQPGQYLAASATAFNIVSTDHVWVQASPKETELTYVRPGQQVTVEVDTYPGQQWTGTVDSISPASASSFSLLPAENTSGNWVKVVQRIPMRVSVGNAPGKPQLRVGMSVELSVNTGHERGLPGFLTGWFSTPSAAHE is encoded by the coding sequence ATGGCTAATTCAAACGATACCGACCGCGCCGCCGCGCGCGTGACCGATGCAAACATTCATCGGCTGGCACGAATCCCGTCGCCGGCTGGCGATCAGGGCGATGCAGCGGAGGCTGCCAAGGCCGACACCAAACAACGGCAGCCGCAGGATCGCAAACCCGAGCCGGTCCCTCCGCTGCCGCCGCGCGGTAACGAACGTCCGTCGGGCCGCCAGACGTCGAAAAAATCCTTGCGGCGGCCGCTGCTGTTCGCGCTGTTGCCGCTCGCCCTTGTCGTCGGCGGATATTTCTACGTCACCGGCGGCGCCGTCATGTCGACCGACAATGCTTACGTCCAGGCCGACATGGTCGGCGTGTCCACCGACGTTTCCGGCCTCATCAGCGAGGTTGATGTCCACGACAACCAACAGGTCGCGAAGGGCCAGGTCCTGTTCAAGCTCGATCCGCAACAGTTCCAGCTCGCACTTGACCGAACCAATGCGCAGCTCGCCAGCACCGGAGACGATCTCCGCGCGCTGCAGGCGAGTTACCGCAACATGCAGGCCCAGATCGATCAGGCGCAGAAAGACGTCGACTTCAACATGGTCAACTTCCAACGCCAGGAGCAGCTGATCGCCAACAATTTCACCCCCAAGGCGACCTACGACGCAGCCAAGAACACGCTGCAGGGCGCGCAGCAAAAGCTCGCCTCGCTGCAGCAGCAGCTCGCCGGCCTCGCCGCCAATCTGAACGGCGATCCCAACGCGCCGGTCGAAAATCATCCCAAGTACAAGGACGCGCTGGCCGCGCGCGACGAGGCGGCACGCCAGCTTGCGCATTCGGTCGTCCACGCCCCCTTCGCCGGTATCGTGACCAACGTGCCGTCGTTGCAGCCCGGCCAGTATCTCGCCGCGTCTGCCACCGCCTTCAACATCGTCTCGACCGACCACGTCTGGGTCCAGGCCAGCCCGAAAGAAACCGAGCTGACCTATGTCCGGCCGGGACAGCAGGTGACCGTCGAGGTCGACACCTATCCCGGACAACAATGGACCGGCACGGTCGACAGCATCAGCCCGGCCTCGGCGTCGAGCTTCTCGCTGCTGCCGGCGGAGAATACCAGCGGCAACTGGGTCAAGGTGGTGCAGCGGATCCCGATGCGGGTCAGCGTCGGCAACGCACCCGGCAAGCCGCAGCTGCGCGTCGGCATGAGCGTCGAGCTGAGCGTCAATACCGGTCACGAGCGCGGCCTCCCGGGTTTCCTGACGGGATGGTTCAGCACACCGAGTGCAGCTCATGAGTGA
- a CDS encoding tripartite tricarboxylate transporter TctB family protein yields the protein MPGNFTLKRDYYAGGLMLLLGVGAAVTGSGYKFGSLARMGPGFMPVVLGVVLAFLGLLIAGTALGSSEPEEGKFLPDNPQWFGWLCIIGGPVLFIILGQYGGMIPAVFACVFVCALGDNTATYKSSAILAAGVTVFGVVLFHYLLSIPFPLLRGFNL from the coding sequence TTGCCGGGGAATTTTACGCTGAAACGCGACTATTATGCCGGGGGGCTGATGCTGCTGCTCGGTGTGGGAGCCGCGGTGACTGGGTCGGGCTACAAGTTCGGCAGCCTCGCCCGAATGGGCCCCGGTTTCATGCCGGTCGTGCTCGGCGTCGTACTGGCGTTTCTCGGGCTTTTGATCGCAGGCACCGCGCTGGGGTCCTCCGAGCCCGAGGAAGGCAAGTTCTTGCCGGACAATCCGCAATGGTTCGGCTGGCTCTGCATCATCGGCGGCCCCGTCCTGTTCATCATCCTGGGCCAGTACGGCGGCATGATCCCGGCGGTATTCGCCTGCGTCTTCGTCTGCGCGCTCGGGGACAACACCGCCACCTATAAATCCTCGGCGATCCTGGCGGCCGGTGTCACCGTGTTCGGGGTCGTGCTGTTCCACTATCTCCTGAGCATCCCGTTTCCCCTGCTCCGGGGGTTCAATCTGTGA
- a CDS encoding MarR family winged helix-turn-helix transcriptional regulator encodes MEDHSPTLGFLLHDVARLLKRRFEQNARGTGLTRSQWQVLALLAQNEGIHQGKLAELLDIEAITLGRIVDKLETQGLIERRPHPSDRRIWLLHLTEAAQPKLTQLRQLGEITRGEALAGTTEPDRECLLKTLRILKANLTDPCDSPVAEQKRANHG; translated from the coding sequence ATGGAAGATCACTCACCCACGCTCGGCTTCCTGCTGCATGACGTGGCCCGGCTTCTCAAGCGAAGGTTCGAGCAGAACGCGAGAGGCACCGGGCTGACCCGGTCGCAATGGCAGGTGCTGGCGCTGCTCGCCCAGAACGAGGGTATTCACCAGGGCAAGCTGGCGGAACTGCTCGATATCGAGGCGATCACGCTTGGCCGCATCGTCGACAAGCTGGAGACACAGGGCCTGATCGAACGCCGTCCGCATCCTTCGGACCGCCGGATCTGGCTGCTTCATCTCACCGAGGCTGCCCAGCCGAAACTGACGCAGCTCCGTCAACTCGGCGAAATCACACGCGGCGAGGCGCTGGCCGGCACGACCGAGCCAGACCGGGAGTGCCTGTTGAAGACCCTGCGTATCCTGAAAGCAAATCTGACGGACCCATGCGATTCGCCGGTTGCAGAACAAAAGAGGGCGAACCATGGCTAA
- a CDS encoding TauD/TfdA dioxygenase family protein, with protein MDIVPLGPGFGAELRGVTLADVASDDGVYAAVRAAFEEHSVLVFRDQEATDELQLAFSRRFGPPEVTKVGSQGTGSHFVILSTIGADGKVVPPDHRLSLRSKANQLWHTDSSFKRVPALTSILSARIIPANGGETEYVSTRLAFERLDPAMRNRLQSSFAWHDYAHSRSQIAPDLASPEERGALPPQCWRMVWKNPVNGHGAIYLASHAYAVEGMEKAAGKKLIDELMAFATAPGTSYLHQWRRGDVVMWDNRATMHRGRPWPAHEARLMVRTTISATDADGVDTMRPPSSQAAE; from the coding sequence ATGGATATCGTGCCGTTGGGTCCGGGATTCGGCGCAGAACTGCGCGGTGTGACGCTTGCCGACGTCGCCTCCGACGACGGCGTCTATGCGGCGGTGCGCGCGGCTTTCGAGGAGCATTCCGTTCTGGTGTTTCGCGACCAGGAGGCGACCGACGAGCTCCAGCTCGCCTTTTCGCGCCGCTTCGGCCCGCCGGAGGTGACCAAGGTCGGTTCGCAGGGCACCGGCTCGCATTTCGTGATCCTCTCCACCATCGGCGCTGACGGAAAAGTGGTGCCGCCGGATCACCGGCTTTCGCTGCGCAGCAAGGCCAACCAGCTCTGGCATACCGACTCTTCGTTCAAACGCGTGCCGGCGCTGACATCGATCCTTTCGGCGCGCATCATCCCGGCGAACGGCGGCGAGACCGAATATGTCTCGACCCGCCTCGCCTTCGAACGGCTAGATCCCGCCATGCGCAACAGGCTGCAAAGCTCCTTTGCCTGGCACGACTACGCGCATTCGCGCAGCCAGATCGCGCCCGATCTCGCCAGCCCCGAGGAGCGCGGGGCGCTGCCGCCGCAATGCTGGCGCATGGTGTGGAAAAATCCGGTCAACGGCCACGGCGCGATCTACCTCGCCTCGCACGCTTATGCGGTCGAGGGCATGGAGAAGGCCGCCGGCAAAAAGCTGATCGACGAGCTGATGGCGTTCGCGACCGCGCCCGGCACGAGCTACCTGCACCAATGGCGCAGAGGCGACGTCGTGATGTGGGACAACCGCGCGACCATGCATCGCGGACGGCCATGGCCGGCGCACGAAGCGCGGCTGATGGTGCGCACCACCATCTCCGCGACCGACGCCGATGGCGTCGACACCATGCGCCCGCCGTCGTCGCAGGCGGCGGAATAG
- a CDS encoding SCO family protein, protein MMDDLMYGRGSVGGPFTLTDQTGKPRSDSEFRGKLMIVYFGYTFCPDVCPTDLTAITQALDALGPAAADVQPIFITIDPERDTKVLADYVAAFHRSFVGLTGSPDEIRKVANSYKAFYAKVPGERGGEYSIDHAGVIYLMGRNGEYLGFMPPQTGPDRLSEILRKYLAN, encoded by the coding sequence ATGATGGACGATCTGATGTACGGCCGCGGCTCGGTCGGCGGTCCGTTCACGCTGACCGACCAGACCGGCAAGCCGCGCAGCGACAGCGAATTCCGCGGCAAGCTGATGATCGTGTATTTCGGTTATACGTTCTGCCCCGACGTGTGCCCGACCGATCTGACGGCCATTACCCAGGCGCTCGACGCGCTTGGCCCCGCCGCTGCAGACGTCCAGCCCATCTTCATCACGATCGATCCGGAGCGGGACACCAAGGTGCTGGCGGATTACGTCGCTGCCTTCCATCGCAGTTTTGTCGGCCTTACCGGCTCGCCGGACGAGATCCGGAAGGTCGCCAATTCCTACAAGGCGTTTTATGCGAAAGTGCCGGGCGAGCGGGGCGGGGAGTATTCGATCGACCACGCCGGGGTTATTTACCTGATGGGACGCAACGGCGAGTATCTGGGCTTCATGCCGCCGCAGACCGGTCCCGATCGATTGAGCGAGATCTTGCGCAAGTATCTCGCGAACTGA
- a CDS encoding DHA2 family efflux MFS transporter permease subunit, producing MSDEATAPQAINRPAITACIILAVIMQALDTTIANVALPYMQGSVSASADQINWVLTSYIVAAAIMTPPSAFLANRFGRQRVLMVAIGGFVLASVLCGIAQSLFEIVAFRLMQGFFGAALVPIAQSILLDIYTPEERGSAMALFGISVMVGPVLGPVIGGYLTDQFSWRWVFYINVPIGAVAFAGIWFFLRESKIAAAAKLDWLGFGSLSVAIAAMQVFLDRGAQLDWFSSFEILLEAAVCVSAFYIFLVHTFTAENSFVNPKLFLDRNFTVGMLFIFIVGITYLASMALLTPYLQTLMGYPVVTAGLVMGPRGLGTMACMFLVGRLIGKVDTRILLMIGLLLTAWAMYDMTGWNQNVSQWTIAVTGFIQGAGLGFLFVPLTTVTFATLAPSQRAEATGLYNLSRNVGSSVGISVVSYLLIRNGQINHATIASNVTATNHAFNNSAVLHAVSPWTAGGRAALDQVIQMQASIISYIDDFKLMMILSLAAIPLVLLLRRAETAGADDHAMVME from the coding sequence ATGAGTGACGAAGCCACCGCCCCGCAGGCGATCAACCGCCCTGCGATCACGGCCTGCATCATCCTCGCCGTCATCATGCAGGCGCTGGACACGACGATCGCCAACGTCGCGCTGCCCTATATGCAGGGCAGCGTCTCGGCGAGCGCCGACCAGATCAACTGGGTTTTGACCTCCTATATCGTCGCGGCCGCCATCATGACGCCGCCGTCGGCCTTCCTCGCCAACCGGTTCGGGCGCCAGCGCGTGCTGATGGTCGCGATCGGAGGCTTCGTGCTGGCATCGGTGCTGTGCGGCATCGCCCAGTCGCTGTTCGAGATCGTCGCCTTCCGCCTGATGCAGGGCTTTTTCGGCGCGGCGCTGGTTCCGATCGCGCAATCGATCCTGCTCGACATCTACACCCCGGAAGAACGCGGCTCGGCGATGGCGCTGTTCGGCATATCCGTCATGGTCGGGCCGGTGCTCGGGCCGGTCATCGGCGGCTATCTGACGGATCAGTTCAGCTGGCGGTGGGTGTTCTATATCAACGTGCCGATCGGCGCGGTGGCCTTTGCCGGCATCTGGTTTTTCCTGAGAGAGAGCAAGATCGCCGCCGCGGCGAAACTGGACTGGCTCGGATTCGGCAGTCTCAGCGTCGCCATCGCCGCGATGCAGGTTTTTCTCGACCGCGGCGCGCAACTCGACTGGTTCTCCTCGTTCGAGATCCTGCTCGAGGCGGCGGTCTGCGTCTCGGCATTCTACATCTTTCTGGTGCACACGTTCACAGCCGAGAATTCCTTCGTGAACCCGAAATTGTTCCTGGACCGAAATTTCACGGTCGGGATGCTGTTCATCTTCATCGTCGGCATCACCTATCTGGCGTCGATGGCGCTGCTCACGCCCTACCTGCAGACACTGATGGGTTATCCCGTCGTCACCGCCGGACTGGTGATGGGTCCGCGGGGATTGGGCACGATGGCCTGCATGTTCCTGGTTGGCCGTCTGATCGGCAAGGTCGATACGCGGATCCTGCTGATGATCGGCCTGTTGCTCACGGCATGGGCGATGTACGACATGACCGGCTGGAACCAGAACGTCTCGCAATGGACCATCGCCGTCACCGGCTTCATCCAGGGCGCGGGACTCGGCTTTCTGTTCGTGCCGCTCACCACGGTCACATTCGCGACCCTGGCGCCGTCGCAGCGCGCCGAGGCCACCGGCCTCTATAATCTTTCGCGCAATGTCGGTTCCAGCGTCGGCATTTCGGTCGTGTCCTATCTCTTGATCCGGAACGGCCAGATCAACCACGCCACCATCGCGAGCAACGTCACGGCGACCAATCATGCCTTCAACAACAGCGCCGTGCTGCACGCGGTGAGTCCGTGGACCGCCGGCGGACGCGCCGCGCTCGATCAGGTCATCCAGATGCAGGCGTCCATCATCAGCTATATCGACGATTTCAAGCTGATGATGATCCTGTCGCTGGCCGCCATCCCCCTGGTGCTGCTGCTGCGCCGGGCCGAAACCGCCGGCGCCGACGATCATGCGATGGTGATGGAATGA
- a CDS encoding FUSC family protein produces MAYFKTVTAWLLSRKVELGLGLRVTVAAMGALAIALALGLKLPLWAVLTSIIVTQMSVGRSLKATRDYLIGTVGGALYGAAVAILIPHNGEGALLAVLVLAVAPLAFIAAINPSLNVATVTAIIVLLLPIMNHADVLDSAIDRVLEVTVGALTGLLVSFMVLPSRAHSQVRANAARALELMASALNELLSGLTRGRDNDALHNLQDGIGTALVALNAVGAEAERERAARLTSGPDTGPLLRTVLRLRHDLVMIGRASVVPLPAELQQRLALPLKRVSDAFAEYLRAAATSLQKGTLPPAISPVQAVLRDYAAEVAAVRSEGLTRGVPGDVAERFFALGFSLEQMRQNLKDLERCVAAWADSPAAPRKETADETE; encoded by the coding sequence ATCGCCTATTTCAAAACCGTCACTGCCTGGCTGCTGTCGCGAAAGGTCGAGCTTGGCCTGGGCCTGCGCGTCACCGTGGCGGCGATGGGTGCGCTTGCGATCGCACTGGCGCTGGGCCTCAAGCTGCCGTTATGGGCGGTGCTGACGTCCATCATCGTCACCCAGATGAGCGTCGGGCGCTCGCTCAAGGCGACGCGCGACTATCTGATCGGCACCGTCGGCGGCGCGCTCTATGGCGCGGCGGTCGCGATCCTGATTCCACACAACGGTGAGGGCGCGCTGCTCGCCGTTCTGGTGCTTGCGGTGGCGCCGCTGGCGTTCATCGCCGCCATCAATCCCAGCCTGAATGTCGCAACCGTCACGGCGATCATCGTATTGCTGCTGCCGATCATGAACCATGCCGATGTGCTGGATTCGGCAATCGATCGCGTGCTGGAAGTCACGGTCGGCGCGCTGACCGGTCTGCTGGTGTCCTTTATGGTGCTGCCGTCGCGCGCGCACAGCCAGGTCCGCGCCAACGCCGCAAGAGCGCTTGAGCTGATGGCGTCCGCGCTCAACGAGTTGTTGTCCGGTCTCACCCGCGGCCGGGACAACGATGCGCTGCACAATCTGCAGGACGGTATCGGCACCGCGCTGGTCGCGTTGAACGCGGTCGGCGCCGAGGCGGAGCGAGAACGCGCCGCGCGCCTCACCAGCGGGCCCGATACCGGCCCGCTGCTGCGAACCGTGCTGCGGCTGCGCCATGATCTCGTGATGATCGGACGCGCCAGCGTGGTGCCGTTGCCGGCCGAGCTGCAGCAGCGGCTGGCCTTGCCGCTCAAGCGCGTCAGCGACGCCTTCGCCGAATATCTGAGGGCCGCGGCCACGAGCTTGCAGAAGGGAACACTTCCGCCGGCGATTTCACCGGTTCAGGCGGTATTGCGCGATTACGCCGCGGAAGTCGCCGCGGTGCGCAGCGAAGGACTCACAAGAGGTGTGCCGGGGGATGTGGCCGAGCGTTTCTTCGCGCTCGGATTTTCGCTGGAGCAGATGCGGCAGAATTTGAAGGACCTGGAACGCTGCGTGGCGGCCTGGGCGGATTCGCCGGCAGCCCCAAGAAAAGAGACGGCCGACGAAACGGAATAG
- a CDS encoding mandelate racemase/muconate lactonizing enzyme family protein, with protein sequence MTEKAKIRSVELLACDAGWRNYHFVKITTEDGIVGWSEFDEGFGSPGVGAAIQRLSARVIGQNAFAHERIYAELFSATRPAAGGVVAQALGAIENALLDAKAKLLGVPCYELLGGKIRDRIRVYWSHCATWRINHPGWYRPAITDLDGVKSIGREVREKKFTALKTNIFTYDEGKPRGWRPGFGSPFEPEINVDRKVLRDLRMHLEAIRDGAGPDVDILLDLNFNAKTEGYLKILRAIADLDMFWIEIDSFNPEALGYIRRQSPHPVSSCETLLGLREFLPYFREQAMDVAIIDTPWNGVWQSMKIAASAEAHEVNVAPHNFYGHLCTMMNAHFSAAVPNLRIMETDIDRLAWDHELFTHLPEIKDGYLVMSDRPGWGTEPNEEGLHAHPPKSVGGLLNYGQKAQ encoded by the coding sequence ATGACCGAGAAAGCGAAGATACGTAGCGTCGAACTGCTCGCCTGCGACGCAGGCTGGAGAAATTACCACTTCGTCAAGATCACCACCGAAGACGGCATCGTCGGCTGGAGCGAATTCGACGAGGGATTCGGCTCGCCGGGCGTCGGTGCGGCGATCCAGCGTCTCTCGGCGCGGGTGATCGGACAGAACGCCTTTGCACACGAGCGCATCTATGCCGAGCTTTTTTCAGCGACCCGCCCGGCAGCCGGCGGCGTTGTCGCCCAGGCGCTCGGCGCGATCGAAAACGCACTGCTCGATGCCAAGGCAAAACTGCTCGGAGTGCCCTGTTACGAATTGCTCGGCGGCAAGATCCGCGATCGCATCCGGGTCTACTGGTCGCATTGCGCGACCTGGCGCATCAACCATCCCGGCTGGTACAGGCCGGCGATTACAGATCTCGACGGCGTCAAGTCAATCGGCCGCGAAGTACGCGAAAAGAAATTCACCGCGCTGAAGACCAACATATTCACCTATGACGAAGGCAAGCCGAGGGGCTGGCGGCCCGGTTTTGGTTCGCCGTTCGAGCCGGAGATCAATGTCGACCGCAAGGTATTGCGCGATCTGCGCATGCATCTCGAAGCCATCCGCGATGGCGCAGGGCCCGATGTCGACATCCTGCTCGACCTCAATTTCAACGCCAAGACGGAAGGCTACCTGAAGATCCTGCGCGCCATCGCCGACCTCGACATGTTCTGGATCGAGATCGACAGCTTCAATCCGGAAGCGCTCGGCTATATCAGGCGTCAAAGTCCGCATCCCGTCTCGTCCTGCGAGACGCTGCTGGGCTTGCGCGAATTCCTGCCCTATTTCCGCGAACAGGCGATGGACGTCGCCATCATCGACACGCCCTGGAACGGCGTCTGGCAATCGATGAAGATCGCCGCCAGCGCCGAGGCGCACGAGGTCAACGTCGCGCCACATAATTTCTACGGCCACCTCTGTACCATGATGAATGCCCATTTCAGCGCGGCGGTGCCGAATTTGCGGATCATGGAGACCGACATCGACCGGCTGGCCTGGGATCACGAGCTCTTCACCCATCTGCCAGAGATCAAGGATGGCTATCTCGTGATGTCGGACCGGCCCGGCTGGGGCACGGAGCCCAACGAAGAGGGTCTGCATGCGCATCCGCCCAAGAGCGTCGGCGGACTGCTAAATTATGGGCAGAAAGCTCAGTAA
- a CDS encoding c-type cytochrome: MRMRELYAVLVIVVLSIATSAQAQSPYGIGRPATSAEIAGWNIDIDRYGNNLPPGSGSVSRGHEIFDQQCSACHGAKGEGGIGDQLAGGQGTLASKKPIRTVGSYWPYAPTLFDYIRRAMPQNAPESLSNDDVYAVSAYILNLNGLLPAEATLDAKALSAIKMPNRDTFVGDPRPDVRNPECIRDCGASK; the protein is encoded by the coding sequence ATGCGAATGCGTGAGCTTTACGCCGTGCTGGTCATCGTCGTGCTGTCGATCGCTACTTCGGCGCAGGCCCAAAGCCCCTACGGCATCGGCCGGCCGGCGACATCGGCGGAGATCGCCGGCTGGAACATCGACATCGATCGTTACGGCAACAACCTGCCGCCTGGCAGCGGCAGCGTCAGTCGCGGCCATGAGATATTCGACCAGCAATGCTCGGCCTGCCACGGCGCCAAGGGCGAGGGCGGCATCGGAGACCAGCTGGCCGGCGGGCAGGGCACGCTGGCGTCAAAGAAGCCAATACGCACCGTCGGCAGCTATTGGCCCTACGCTCCGACTCTGTTCGACTACATCCGCCGCGCCATGCCGCAGAATGCGCCGGAGTCGCTCAGCAATGACGATGTCTATGCGGTCTCCGCGTATATTCTCAATCTGAACGGCCTGCTGCCGGCCGAAGCAACGCTTGACGCCAAGGCACTGAGTGCGATCAAGATGCCGAACCGCGACACGTTCGTCGGCGACCCGCGGCCCGACGTCAGGAATCCGGAATGCATCAGGGATTGCGGCGCAAGCAAGTAG
- a CDS encoding MBL fold metallo-hydrolase, producing MPDFNRREALKMSASFALAAAAGGFSCIEMAKAGPIEVPTIDKLSVRVLVDSATDIFFKPQAAGGVKTEPGRSADTTRPLHSEWGLALLLEPQRGDEKRTFLLDFGWTPETINGNMDLLKVDASKIDTLIMSHGHFDHWGGLLGFLAKHRNDLPADLTMYAGGEDNFCQRYARVGQGELSDYGMLDRRDIAKQNVKVVLCESPVVIGGQAFTTGKIKRNSIEKVLPNSMVEFKLKDGAGCNWSHYLPAEMEGKIVPDEHIHEHATCFNLKDKGLIVISSCGHVGIVNSVRQAMEVSGVDKVHAIMGGFHLGPAPADYLTQVVSEIGKLNPDVLIPMHCSGLNFTQEAQRQMPGKVLTTTTGTRITFGI from the coding sequence ATGCCTGACTTCAATCGACGCGAAGCTCTGAAGATGTCCGCCAGTTTCGCGCTGGCTGCCGCAGCCGGTGGGTTTTCCTGTATCGAGATGGCCAAGGCAGGTCCGATCGAGGTGCCGACGATCGACAAGCTCAGCGTTCGCGTGCTGGTCGACAGCGCCACCGATATTTTCTTCAAGCCGCAGGCCGCGGGCGGGGTCAAGACCGAGCCCGGCCGGTCGGCGGATACGACGCGTCCGCTGCACAGCGAATGGGGACTGGCGTTGCTGCTGGAGCCGCAGCGCGGCGATGAAAAGCGCACCTTCCTGCTGGATTTCGGTTGGACGCCTGAGACCATCAACGGCAATATGGATTTGCTCAAGGTCGATGCATCGAAGATCGATACGCTCATCATGAGCCACGGTCATTTCGACCATTGGGGCGGGTTGCTGGGATTTCTGGCCAAGCACCGCAACGATTTGCCCGCCGACCTCACCATGTATGCCGGCGGCGAGGATAATTTCTGCCAGCGCTATGCCCGCGTCGGCCAGGGCGAATTGAGCGACTACGGAATGCTCGACCGTCGCGACATCGCCAAGCAGAACGTCAAGGTCGTGTTGTGCGAGTCGCCGGTGGTGATCGGCGGCCAGGCGTTCACGACCGGCAAGATCAAGCGCAACAGCATCGAGAAAGTGCTGCCGAACTCGATGGTCGAGTTCAAGCTCAAGGACGGCGCCGGATGCAACTGGAGCCATTATTTGCCCGCCGAAATGGAAGGCAAGATCGTGCCGGACGAGCATATCCACGAGCATGCGACCTGCTTCAATCTGAAGGACAAGGGCCTCATCGTCATCAGCTCCTGCGGTCATGTCGGCATCGTGAATTCCGTGCGCCAGGCGATGGAGGTGTCCGGTGTCGATAAGGTCCACGCGATCATGGGCGGCTTTCACCTCGGGCCGGCGCCGGCGGATTATCTGACCCAGGTCGTCAGCGAGATCGGCAAGCTGAACCCGGATGTGCTGATTCCGATGCATTGCAGCGGGTTGAATTTCACCCAGGAAGCGCAGCGGCAGATGCCGGGCAAGGTTCTGACGACGACGACCGGCACCCGCATCACTTTCGGTATCTGA
- the soxC gene encoding sulfite dehydrogenase, translated as MTEPMDIDDELAVTSRRNFLRESGALMGGAVLGGLAGNTAMAATDAGTADNLPPNIPEWMKTPGAPMGDQLYGTPSEFEKGVIKNIPKNLKQYLSASGRTPLQDLDGIITPNGLFYERHHGGVPTIDPAQHRLMLHGLVDKPLIFTMDDIKRFPSQSRIYFLECSGNPVYTRPYGKTASDLVGLLSCAEWTGVSLKLVLQEAGLQPGAKWVVAEGADAAALTRSIPIEKCLDDAMLVYSQNGERLRPQQGYPLRLLLPGFEGNMNVKWLRRLRVAAEPTYSREETSKYTDLMPDGSAREFTFYMEAKSIITRPSGGQKLTMPGFHEITGIAWSGHGKIKRVDVSVDDGKSWQEAQLQEPVLTRALTRFRLPWHWDGQPAVIQSRAVDETGYVQPTLAELLAVRGENHFYHNNAIWPWRIAADGEVTNANA; from the coding sequence ATGACCGAGCCAATGGACATCGACGACGAACTTGCCGTTACATCGCGCCGGAATTTTTTACGTGAGAGCGGTGCATTGATGGGCGGGGCCGTCCTCGGCGGTCTTGCCGGCAACACGGCGATGGCGGCAACCGATGCGGGGACTGCCGACAACCTGCCGCCGAATATTCCCGAGTGGATGAAGACGCCCGGCGCTCCCATGGGAGATCAGCTCTATGGCACGCCGTCGGAGTTCGAGAAGGGCGTGATCAAGAACATTCCGAAAAACCTGAAGCAATATCTTTCCGCGTCCGGGCGAACGCCGCTGCAGGATCTCGATGGTATCATCACGCCGAACGGATTGTTCTATGAACGCCACCACGGCGGCGTTCCGACGATCGATCCAGCACAGCACCGGCTGATGCTGCATGGCCTCGTCGACAAGCCGCTGATCTTCACCATGGATGATATCAAGCGCTTTCCGTCGCAATCGCGGATTTACTTTCTCGAATGCTCCGGCAATCCCGTTTACACCAGACCCTACGGCAAGACGGCTTCCGATCTCGTCGGCCTCCTGAGTTGCGCCGAATGGACCGGGGTCAGCCTGAAGCTGGTGCTGCAGGAAGCAGGATTGCAGCCGGGCGCCAAATGGGTGGTCGCCGAGGGCGCGGACGCCGCTGCGCTGACCCGCAGCATACCGATCGAGAAATGCCTCGACGACGCCATGCTGGTGTACAGCCAGAACGGCGAGCGACTGCGCCCGCAGCAGGGCTATCCGCTGCGGCTGTTGTTGCCGGGCTTCGAAGGCAACATGAATGTGAAGTGGCTGCGCCGCCTCCGCGTCGCCGCCGAGCCGACTTACTCGCGTGAGGAAACGTCCAAATATACCGACCTGATGCCGGATGGCAGCGCGCGCGAATTCACCTTCTACATGGAAGCCAAATCCATCATCACGCGGCCGTCGGGCGGCCAGAAGCTGACCATGCCGGGCTTTCACGAGATCACCGGCATTGCCTGGAGCGGTCACGGAAAGATCAAGCGGGTCGACGTCTCGGTCGATGACGGCAAGAGCTGGCAGGAAGCGCAGCTCCAGGAGCCGGTACTGACGCGGGCGTTGACCCGTTTCCGGCTGCCCTGGCACTGGGACGGCCAGCCGGCCGTGATCCAGAGCCGCGCCGTCGACGAAACCGGCTACGTGCAGCCGACGCTAGCCGAACTGCTGGCCGTGCGCGGCGAAAACCATTTCTACCATAACAACGCGATCTGGCCCTGGCGGATCGCGGCCGACGGCGAGGTGACCAATGCGAATGCGTGA